Proteins encoded together in one Camelus dromedarius isolate mCamDro1 chromosome 11, mCamDro1.pat, whole genome shotgun sequence window:
- the LOC105106301 gene encoding LOW QUALITY PROTEIN: keratin, type II cuticular Hb6-like (The sequence of the model RefSeq protein was modified relative to this genomic sequence to represent the inferred CDS: inserted 2 bases in 1 codon; substituted 1 base at 1 genomic stop codon), giving the protein MSCLSSRLGSPCGVRAFTCASACGPRXPAAAASRPPPTEASAATAASPGGFSSRSVCGGFRAGSCGRSFGYRSGGVCGPSPPSITTESVNESLLAPLNLEVDSTAQCVKQEKEQIKSLNSKFAAFIDKVRFREQQNKFLETKLQFYQNQECCENNLEPLFEGYIQTLRLETERMETDSGRLASELSHMQEVLEGYKKYEEEVTLRTTTENKFGALKKEVDCAYLHKSDMEANLEALIQEVDFLKQLYREELQVLQAHISDTSVTVKMDNSRNLNMDSIVAEIKAQXDDIASRGRAEAESWYHSKCGEMKATVAQHGETLHRTKEEINELNRMIQRLTAEVENAKCQNSKLEAAVTQAEQQGEAAINDARCKLAGLEEALQKAKQDMACLVREYQEVMNSKLGLDIEIATYRRLLEGEEQRLYEGIGAVNVCK; this is encoded by the exons ATGTCCTGTCTCTCCTCGCGCCTCGGCAGCCCCTGCGGGGTCCGCGCCTTCACCTGCGCCTCCGCCTGCGGGCCCCG CCCGGCCGCTGCTGCATCACGGCCGCCCCCTACCGAGGCATCTGCTGCTACCGCGGCCTCACCGGGGGGCTTCAGCAGCCGCAGCGTCTGCGGGGGCTTCCGCGCCGGCTCCTGCGGTCGCAGCTTCGGGTACCGCTCAGGGGGCGTGTGTGGACCCAGCCCTCCCAGCATCACCACCGAGTCGGTCAACGAGAGCCTCCTGGCGCCCCTCAACCTGGAGGTTGACTCTACCGCGCAGTGCGTGAAGCAGGAGAAGGAGCAGATCAAGAGCCTCAACAGCAAGTTTGCTGCCTTCATTGACAAG GTGCGCTTCCGGGAGCAGCAGAACAAATTTCTGGAGACCAAGCTGCAGTTCTACCAGAACCAAGAGTGCTGCGAGAACAACCTGGAGCCACTGTTCGAGGGCTACATCCAGACACTGAGGCTGGAGACTGAGCGCATGGAGACTGACAGTGGGAGGCTGGCCTCGGAGCTCAGCCACATGCAGGAGGTGCTGGAGGGCTACAAGAA GTATGAGGAGGAGGTGACACTAAGGACCACCACTGAGAATAAATTTGGGGCCCTGAAGAAG GAGGTGGACTGTGCCTACCTCCACAAGTCGGACATGGAGGCCAACTTGGAGGCCCTCATCCAAGAGGTAGACTTCCTGAAGCAGCTGTATCGGGAG GAGCTTCAGGTCCTCCAAGCCCACATCTCAGACACTTCAGTCACCGTCAAGATGGACAACAGCCGGAACCTGAACATGGACAGCATTGTGGCAGAGATCAAGGCTCAGTAGGACGACATTGCCAGCCGTGGCCGGGCTGAGGCCGAGTCCTGGTACCACAGCAAG TGTGGGGAGATGAAGGCCACAGTGGCCCAGCATGGCGAGACCCTTCACCGCACCAAGGAGGAGATCAATGAGCTGAACCGCATGATCCAGAGGCTGACGGCAGAGGTAGAGAACGCCAAGTGCCAG AACTCCAAGCTGGAGGCAGCAGTGACCCAGGCTGAGCAGCAGGGCGAGGCCGCCATTAATGATGCCCGCTGCAAGCTGGCGGGACTGGAGGAAGCCCTGCAGAAGGCCAAGCAGGACATGGCCTGCCTGGTCAGGGAGTACCAGGAGGTGATGAACTCCAAGCTGGGCCTGGACATCGAGATCGCCACCTACCGGCGCCTGCTGGAGGGCGAGGAGCAGAG GTTGTATGAGGGCATTGGTGCTGTAAATGTCTGTAAGTAA